The Aquila chrysaetos chrysaetos chromosome 16, bAquChr1.4, whole genome shotgun sequence genome has a segment encoding these proteins:
- the MARCKSL1 gene encoding MARCKS-related protein, with amino-acid sequence MGSQGSKPAKAEGSAPLAGHAAVTEPAKANGQENGHLRLNGDMTPKVGGEAAPLNGNGSAEPLKEESKGEAGGGDAIEPAPPTEAGDAKPEGAAAPKDTPKKKKKFSFKKSFKLSGISFRKNKKEAGDSSGSSPTEDQGKAEAKGEENPACSAGGTEPSAPPEEGTAEEQGSAGESRPGQQGAEPKREDAEAGGSKEEEKQQAGESHGDTAKPEEPSKPAGTEPTTAPAAAEQKEE; translated from the exons ATGGGCAGCCAGGGCTCTAAGCCGGCCAAAGCGGAGGGCAGCGCTCCGCTGGCCGGTCACGCCGCCGTTACCGAGCCCGCCAAGGCCAACGGGCAG gagaaCGGCCATTTGAGGCTCAACGGGGACATGACGCCCAAGGTGGGTGGCGAGGCGGCACCCCTGAACGGGAACGGCTCGGCTGAACCCCTCAAGGAGGAGAGCAAGggcgaggcgggcggcggggatGCCATCGAGCCCGCTCCCCCCACCGAAGCAGGGGACGCTAAACCCGAAGGTGCTGCGGCCCCCAAAGACACCcccaagaagaagaagaagttCTCGTTCAAGAAATCCTTCAAGCTGAGCGGGATCTCGTTTaggaagaacaagaaagaagCCGGGGACTCCTCTGGGTCCTCTCCCACGGAGGACCAAGGCAAGGCGGAGGCCAAGGGAGAGGAGAACCCCGCTTGCTCGGCCGGTGGGACGGAGCCGTCGGCTCCCCCCGAGGAGGGGACAGCGGAGGAACAGGGCAGCGCTGGGGAGAGCCGTCCcgggcagcagggagctgagccCAAGAGGGAGGATGCAGAAGCGGGGGGAagcaaggaggaagagaagcagcaggcaggggaaagCCACGGGGATACAGCCAAACCAGAGGAGCCCTCAAAACCCGCGGGGACCGAGCCTACAACAgctccggcggcggcggagcagaaggaagagtaG
- the HDAC1 gene encoding histone deacetylase 1: MALTQGTKRKVCYYYDGDVGNYYYGQGHPMKPHRIRMTHNLLLNYGLYRKMEIYRPHKANAEEMTKYHSDDYIKFLRSIRPDNMSEYSKQMQRFNVGEDCPVFDGLFEFCQLSAGGSVASAVKLNKQQTDIAVNWAGGLHHAKKSEASGFCYVNDIVLAILELLKYHQRVLYIDIDIHHGDGVEEAFYTTDRVMTVSFHKYGEYFPGTGDLRDIGAGKGKYYAVNYPLRDGIDDESYEAIFKPVISKVMETFQPSAVVLQCGSDSLSGDRLGCFNLTIKGHAKCVEFVKSFNLPMLMLGGGGYTIRNVARCWTYETAVALDTEIPNELPYNDYFEYFGPDFKLHISPSNMTNQNTNEYLEKIKQRLFENLRMLPHAPGVQMQPIPEDAVQEDSGDEEEEDPEKRISIRNSDKRISCDEEFSDSEDEGEGGRKNVANFKKAKRVKTEEEKEEEEKKDEKEEEKAKEEKAEPKGVKEETKST; the protein is encoded by the exons ATGGCGCTGACGCAGGGGACCAAGCGGAAAGTCTGCTATTACTACGACG GTGATGTTGGAAACTACTATTATGGCCAAGGACATCCAATGAAACCCCACAGGATCCGGATGACCCACAACCTGCTGCTGAACTATGGCCTCTACAGGAAGATGGAGATATAT CGCCCTCACAAggcaaatgcagaagaaatgacCAAGTACCACAGTGATGACTACATAAAATTTCTGAGATCTATTCGCCCAGATAACATGTCTGAGTACAGCAAGCAGATGCAAAGAT TTAATGTTGGGGAAGACTGCCCTGTGTTTGATGGGTTGTTTGAGTTTTGTCAGCTCTCTGCTGGAGGCTCAGTTG CCAGTGCTGTGAAGCTGAACAAGCAACAGACAGATATTGCTGTGAATTGGGCAGGAGGCCTTCACCACGCTAAGAAGTCAGAGGCTTCTGGCTTCTGTTACGTTAACGATATCGTCTTAGCTATCTTGGAGCTCCTAAA GTATCACCAGAGAGTGCTGTATATTGACATTGATATTCACCACGGAGATGGCGTGGAGGAAGCCTTTTATACCACAGACCGTGTCATGACCGTGTCCTTTCATAAGTACGGAGAATACTTCCCAGGAACAGGGGACCTACGG GATATTGGTGCAGGCAAAGGCAAGTACTATGCTGTCAACTATCCTCTCCGGGACGGAATTGATGATGAGTCCTATGAAGCAATATTCAAGCCG GTGATATCTAAAGTGATGGAGACGTTCCAGCCTAGCGCAGTTGTCTTGCAGTGTGGGTCAGATTCTCTGTCAGGGGACAGGCTGGGTTGTTTTAATCTGACCATCAAAG GTCATGCCAAGTGTGTGGAGTTTgtgaaaagttttaatttgcCTATGCTGATGCTGGGAGGAGGTGGCTATACGATCCGCAACGTGGCTAGATGCTGGACCTATGAGACTGCTGTGGCTTTGGACACTGAAATTCCCAATG AACTTCCATATAATGATTATTTTGAGTACTTTGGACCAGACTTTAAGCTCCACATCAGTCCCTCGAACATGACTAACCAGAATACCAATGAGTATCTTGAGAAGATCAA GCAGCGTCTCTTTGAGAATCTGCGCATGCTGCCTCATGCCCCTGGTGTCCAGATGCAGCCAATTCCTGAGGATGCTGTTCAGGAAGACAGTGgagatgaagaggaggaagatcCTGAGAAGCGCATTTCAA TCCGCAATTCCGATAAGAGAATATCCTGTGATGAAGAATTCTCTGACTCTGAAgatgaaggggaaggagggcgCAAAAATGTTGCCAACTTTAAGAAAGCTAAGCgtgtgaaaacagaagaggaaaaggaggaagaggagaagaaag atgagaaagaagaggaaaaagcaaaagaggagaaagcagaaccCAAAGG GGTGAAGGAAGAGACAAAATCCACCTAA
- the LCK gene encoding tyrosine-protein kinase Lck isoform X1, with protein MGCCCSSDYDEDWIENIDICEHCNYPIEPDSKRQRLIRNGSEVQDPLVSYEATSPPCSPLQGKVRPWQGGGCGQTPQLATTPPAPPLVLPDKLVVALYNYEPKHDGDLGLRKGEKLRILEESGEWWKAQSLTTGQEGLIPYNFVAMVNSLEPEPWFFKNISRKDAERQLLASGNTHGSFLIRESETTKGSYSLSVRDFDQNQGETVKHYKIRNMDNGGYYISPRVTFSSLHELVEYYTRSSDGLCTRLGKPCRTQKPQKPWWQDEWEVPRESLKLVEKLGAGQFGEVWMGFYNGHTKVAIKNLKQGSMSPSAFLAEANLMKNLQHPRLVRLYAVVTKEPIYIITEYMEKGSLVDFLKTSEGVKLSVNKLLDMAAQIAEGMAFIEAKNYIHRDLRAANILVSDTLCCKIADFGLARLIEDNEYTAREGAKFPIKWTAPEAINYGTFTIKSDVWSFGILLTEIVTYGRIPYPGMTNPEVIQNLERGYRMPQPDNCPQELYELMMQCWKERPEERPTFDYMKSVLEDFFTATEGQYQQQP; from the exons atgggctgctgctgcagctcggACTACGATGAGGACTGGATCGAGAACATCGATATCTGTGAGCACTGCAATTACCCCATCGAGCCCGACAGCAAGCGCCAG AGGCTGATCCGCAACGGCTCCGAGGTGCAAGACCCCCTGGTGTCCTACGAGGCCACGTCTCCGCCATGCTCCCCGCTGCAAGGTAAGGTCCGgccgtggcaggggggtggcTGTGGTCAAACCCCCCAGTTGGCcaccaccccccctgcccctccgcTTGTCCTCCCAGATAAGCTGGTGGTGGCCCTGTACAACTACGAGCCCAAGCACGACGGGGACCTGGGGCTGCGGAAGGGCGAGAAGCTCCGCATCCTGGAAGA GAGCGGGGAGTGGTGGAAGGCGCAGTCGCTCACCACCGGCCAGGAGGGTTTGATCCCTTACAACTTCGTGGCCATGGTGAACAGCCTGGAGCCCGAGCC GTGGTTCTTCAAAAACATCAGCCGCAAGGATGCGGAGCGGCAGCTCCTGGCATCAGGCAACACTCACGGCTCCTTCCTCATCCGGGAGAGCGAGACCACCAAAG GCTCCTACTCATTGTCGGTAAGGGACTTCGACCAGAACCAGGGAGAGACGGTGAAGCACTACAAGATCCGCAACATGGACAACGGGGGGTACTACATCTCCCCCCGCGTCACCTTCAGCAGTTTGCACGAGCTGGTGGAGTATTACACAC GCAGCTCCGACGGGCTGTGCACCCGCCTCGGCAAGCCCTGCCGGACCCAGAAGCCACAGAAGCCATGGTGGCAGGATGAGTGGGAGGTGCCACGGGAGTCGCTGAAGCTGGTGGAGaagctgggagcagggcagtTTGGAGAAGTCTGGATGG GCTTCTACAATGGCCACACCAAGGTGGCCATCAAAAACCTGAAGCAGGGCAGCATGTCACCCAGCGCCTTCCTGGCAGAGGCCAACCTCATGAAGAACCTGCAGCACCCACGGCTGGTGCGGCTTTACGCCGTGGTGACGAAGGAGCCCATCTACATCATCACAGAGTACATGGAGAAGG GCAGCCTCGTGGACTTCCTCAAGACCTCGGAAGGAGTCAAGCTCAGCGTCAACAAACTGCTGGACATGGCCGCACAG ATTGCCGAAGGCATGGCCTTCATCGAGGCCAAAAACTACATCCACCGCGACCTGCGGGCCGCCAATATCCTCGTGTCGGACACCCTGTGCTGCAAAATCGCCGACTTCGGGCTGGCTCGCCTCATCGAGGACAACGAGTACACGGCTCGCGAGG gGGCTAAATTCCCCATTAAGTGGACGGCACCGGAGGCTATTAATTATGGGACGTTCACGATCAAGTCCGATGTCTGGTCATTCGGCATCCTGCTCACAGAGATCGTCACCTACGGCCGGATCCCATATCCAG GGATGACCAACCCCGAGGTGATACAGAACCTGGAGCGTGGTTATCGCATGCCGCAGCCAGACAACTGCCCGCAGGAGCTGTACGAACTGATGATGCAGTGCTGGAAGGAGAGGCCCGAGGAACGTCCCACCTTTGACTACATGAAGAGTGTGCTGGAGGACTTCTTCACTGCCACCGAGGGCCAGTACCAGCAGCAGCCGTGA
- the LCK gene encoding tyrosine-protein kinase Lck isoform X2 — MGCCCSSDYDEDWIENIDICEHCNYPIEPDSKRQRLIRNGSEVQDPLVSYEATSPPCSPLQDKLVVALYNYEPKHDGDLGLRKGEKLRILEESGEWWKAQSLTTGQEGLIPYNFVAMVNSLEPEPWFFKNISRKDAERQLLASGNTHGSFLIRESETTKGSYSLSVRDFDQNQGETVKHYKIRNMDNGGYYISPRVTFSSLHELVEYYTRSSDGLCTRLGKPCRTQKPQKPWWQDEWEVPRESLKLVEKLGAGQFGEVWMGFYNGHTKVAIKNLKQGSMSPSAFLAEANLMKNLQHPRLVRLYAVVTKEPIYIITEYMEKGSLVDFLKTSEGVKLSVNKLLDMAAQIAEGMAFIEAKNYIHRDLRAANILVSDTLCCKIADFGLARLIEDNEYTAREGAKFPIKWTAPEAINYGTFTIKSDVWSFGILLTEIVTYGRIPYPGMTNPEVIQNLERGYRMPQPDNCPQELYELMMQCWKERPEERPTFDYMKSVLEDFFTATEGQYQQQP; from the exons atgggctgctgctgcagctcggACTACGATGAGGACTGGATCGAGAACATCGATATCTGTGAGCACTGCAATTACCCCATCGAGCCCGACAGCAAGCGCCAG AGGCTGATCCGCAACGGCTCCGAGGTGCAAGACCCCCTGGTGTCCTACGAGGCCACGTCTCCGCCATGCTCCCCGCTGCAAG ATAAGCTGGTGGTGGCCCTGTACAACTACGAGCCCAAGCACGACGGGGACCTGGGGCTGCGGAAGGGCGAGAAGCTCCGCATCCTGGAAGA GAGCGGGGAGTGGTGGAAGGCGCAGTCGCTCACCACCGGCCAGGAGGGTTTGATCCCTTACAACTTCGTGGCCATGGTGAACAGCCTGGAGCCCGAGCC GTGGTTCTTCAAAAACATCAGCCGCAAGGATGCGGAGCGGCAGCTCCTGGCATCAGGCAACACTCACGGCTCCTTCCTCATCCGGGAGAGCGAGACCACCAAAG GCTCCTACTCATTGTCGGTAAGGGACTTCGACCAGAACCAGGGAGAGACGGTGAAGCACTACAAGATCCGCAACATGGACAACGGGGGGTACTACATCTCCCCCCGCGTCACCTTCAGCAGTTTGCACGAGCTGGTGGAGTATTACACAC GCAGCTCCGACGGGCTGTGCACCCGCCTCGGCAAGCCCTGCCGGACCCAGAAGCCACAGAAGCCATGGTGGCAGGATGAGTGGGAGGTGCCACGGGAGTCGCTGAAGCTGGTGGAGaagctgggagcagggcagtTTGGAGAAGTCTGGATGG GCTTCTACAATGGCCACACCAAGGTGGCCATCAAAAACCTGAAGCAGGGCAGCATGTCACCCAGCGCCTTCCTGGCAGAGGCCAACCTCATGAAGAACCTGCAGCACCCACGGCTGGTGCGGCTTTACGCCGTGGTGACGAAGGAGCCCATCTACATCATCACAGAGTACATGGAGAAGG GCAGCCTCGTGGACTTCCTCAAGACCTCGGAAGGAGTCAAGCTCAGCGTCAACAAACTGCTGGACATGGCCGCACAG ATTGCCGAAGGCATGGCCTTCATCGAGGCCAAAAACTACATCCACCGCGACCTGCGGGCCGCCAATATCCTCGTGTCGGACACCCTGTGCTGCAAAATCGCCGACTTCGGGCTGGCTCGCCTCATCGAGGACAACGAGTACACGGCTCGCGAGG gGGCTAAATTCCCCATTAAGTGGACGGCACCGGAGGCTATTAATTATGGGACGTTCACGATCAAGTCCGATGTCTGGTCATTCGGCATCCTGCTCACAGAGATCGTCACCTACGGCCGGATCCCATATCCAG GGATGACCAACCCCGAGGTGATACAGAACCTGGAGCGTGGTTATCGCATGCCGCAGCCAGACAACTGCCCGCAGGAGCTGTACGAACTGATGATGCAGTGCTGGAAGGAGAGGCCCGAGGAACGTCCCACCTTTGACTACATGAAGAGTGTGCTGGAGGACTTCTTCACTGCCACCGAGGGCCAGTACCAGCAGCAGCCGTGA